The sequence ACAGCAAGCCTTTCTGGAACTAatgggaaaaatgtgtttggCTTGCCTTTCTCTCAACCATTCTGTTGCCTTCAGCTTCAGCTGGTCTATAATGAAACTATGAGGTTTATGGCTTCATTATACCTATTAAAGCAACAAAAGTGCAACATTCCTAATTTGAGTGGCATAGGGCGCAGTCTTGCTGTTAGACAGAGCCAAACAGCAGGAAATTGGTTGCACTGGTTCATTCTCCAGGATTGGGTCCCACCTCCCATTACTGTGAACGTCAGCAACCAAATGCCAGATTTGGAGAAATGTCTCACCACTTGTGAACTTCTTACAAGATCCCCCCTGGTACGGGGACTTGAAAATTCTGCCTTCAAAGGCTGCCATAACACTACAGACAGATTGTTTTCATCACTTTAgtctttattataaaatgaattgACTACAAAATAAAGTTTGTATGACATCTGACGAGGACCTAGTCCCTCAGTTAGAATACCTTGTGCAGGTCCAAAGTCACAGAAGTATATTTCAATTAAATGTTTACCTTACAGGCATTTGGCGCTGATAATAGAGCAACGCCAGTATGTCCCTCATGAAATAGGACTAGAGGGAAGCTCTTGCAGATGAGCACTCCATCCTGCTCTACCCCCGGGCTTTCTGAAGAGGTCCTAGAGTGCAGCAACGGAGCCCGTCTGATGCTGATGTTTCTTGGAACTGAAATCTTTGGACAGATCGGACCACGAGACTGCATAAGGACACTGCATGCTCCAGCAGTCTGGCAGTCCAGCAATGGGTCCAGTGACACCCACCTTGATGGCTGTAATATCTACACTTGGCTAAAAGGTACAGTTCTGTCTGCCTCAAAACGCTGCAATTAAGCAGGAACCAAGGACGAGAGTGGGGGTCCAAGCAGCCAGCCCTAATATGCTTTTCTCACTTCTGGAGGCTAGCAATAGCTGGTCATGCCTGTCTACTTGCTCTGCTGATGCTGTGCACTGGACCAATGGTGCCTGGTAGGATGTGGGCCTCTTCTGTGGTCTGTCTGGGCTGGAACCATCAGTGGGCCGCTCGCCGGTGAATAATAGTAGGCGACCTTTGTGATCCAGTTGCATTTTGAATAGCTCGTATTCCTTATGAGGAAGCTTAATGCCCAAGACGGTACAGCCTTTCGTCCCGGTGATGTCCTGTTCCACCCCTATGGTCCACTGGCCAGAGTCTCCACATGTACCCTCCTTAGAGGAGTTCAACAGCTGCACTGACGCCTTGTCTACCGGTGTTACTCGTGCTTGTGTCACCTTAAAAGTGAACTTTGTGCCCCCATCACAGAAAGTAGAGTGGCCATCACTGATGTAATGGCCAGCAGCGTGGACGATGAAAGTGGGTTGCCTGCAGGCTGGGTCCGAGTAATGGTAGTAGAAGCCTTCCCAGGAGGAGTTGTGCTCATGGAAGATGAAGTAGCGTGTGAGGAAGAGCACTGCAGGGCGTACCTCACACTCCCAGCTCACCCACTTTCCATGGAGGCTAACGGGAATTTGTGGATGGAGTGGCAGGATTGGAGGATGATGTTCACTGGAGCGGAAGATGATTCCACAGATGGGACATGGATGGACATGATTCTGCGGAGGAGAGCAAAGTGTTAGGGAAAGGAATTGAATCGACAACTTCAGGTGCATTAGAAAATGGGATACCTCTGAAGGGACCCAGCAACTCCCAGGTTCTGTCAAATTGATGCCAGGATCTGGGGTCAGGTTTATAAAACGTGAGTAGTACACAAAGTGGTCCGAAATTTGTGTATGCAACATTCCATGCAATAGTGAAGACTTGATGAGAAAACGTGTGCATATTTACAGCAACACTGACCCATACATATATGCAACATTTCGGATGAAGTGGGAAACAAGGACGCCCTTGATAGAGTAGAAAAGTGCAGTAAAACAGCTTAATGACAACTGAAGCGTATAATTCACATTGCCAGTCCGTTATCATAATGCTGACGTGACAGAGCTATTAAACCTCAAAGGTGATGAATATGATATTCAGACTTTATTTTTGGAATTCTTTAAAGAGGGACAATGCTGCCTATTTGCAATGCAGAACTTTGGTTTTTATCCAGTTTATAACCGGTCAGGGATATTTCGACCAAGCTTTACTCCATCCTGCTCGCTCTGCTGAAAGTCATTAACCGGCAGGTGAGACATGGCACTCAGTTTCTGTAAGGTGCAGGAGTACACACAGTAAACATAACATGtatttgccaacataaaaaggtcaTTTGCTGCAGTGTCTGGTTGTCCTATTGCACTCACTGCAATaagcgagaatgaagctgcttttgttaactgcgaccagtgacattccattaactcgcatgtcatctgtgatgccaacatGAACCGACTGAATCTGCAGTTTATGGTGTGACTTATACTTTTTGATTGTAACCGCCACCAAGTCATTACAAGTGCCAGGTTATAGTGGCTACCCACTCAGTCGGGGACGCCTTTCCTCAACTCTCAGAACGCAAAGGAATGGCGCTACAGTGCCACACACACTCAGTTGTGGAGCACAGCATAGGACTCAAGGTGTCACATGCGCGGCTGCTTTACaggccaatgaagttctgcattatcgtgattgcatatgtatgagttgattagcatagtccagATATGATTGTTTCAGAGTGGCAACCAGGCAGGACGTAGAAATGTCCACATATGCACATTTTTACATGatgactgtgatttataaaggtacgTTGTGACGAAGTGTGCATACACAAAGTCttcaaaaaaaatcagattttttgtttgtggcgttcatattttcctttttttaaatggcGTCACACATTTTTTCACTCTCGAATCCacataaagttttataaatgagaccccccCCGGGTCCCTTGTAAGGGACTTAATTGTTAgattgctgtaatgtaaaattaaaaattaaacttataGTAAGTGATCAACCACAGCTTCTAAGTTAGTCCCGACTCCCTAAGGGATGATTGATTTGTGAAcgattaaatattttttagcgACTCTTTTCAATGAATCATAAGAATCGATTCGTGAGCACAAACAAATCGGCTCAGTGGAGCCCAGCTGAACTAAAGCTGAAGTGCCAGCGTATTCTACGTGATGTCATCATCGCTTTCTGTGTTGATTCATACTTGTTATTGTGTAATGTaacatcttattttatttatgcattttaaatgtattatcatGCTTTTTGTATGGAAACAGGGCAATGGCGTATAGATTATaatgttaaatatacagtacaatgatttatatatttataaataactaaatcatatatttatagataatgaattaaatataaattaacaagcaatattcattcatccatccatccattttccaacccgctgaatccaaacacagggtcacgggggtccgctggagccaatcccagtttacacagggcacaaggcaggaaccaatcccaggcagggtgccaatccaccgcaggacacacacaaacacacccacacaccaagcacacactagggtcaatttagaatcgccaatccacctaacctgcatgtctttggactgtgggaggaaacccacgcagacacagagtgaacctgggtctcctaactgcgaggcagcagcgctaccactgtgccaccgtgccacccgcaatattcattatatatttatatacacacatttcatatatatatactgtatatatatctgaaacaaatgtacaaattaataatttatacatttgTGATGCGATCAGAAGGGGACCCCAGGAAACTACAGCATAAAGTATCCCTAAAGAGGAATCAAAACAAATGATAGCTTGAAAGAATTGATTCAGCAAATCGAATCAAAATGCCCATCACTACTCCCAAGCCACTGAAGGTGTAAACACACTTACCACTGCACTCTGAAGGGGGCGCTGGTAGCCAGTTGGCCTGTACATTGTCCTTTGGCTCCAGTCTGTGTGCACATCTCCCAACAAAAGCTCCTCAACTAACTTTCCTTGCGGGTGATGGTGCTTCTCAACCCGTAGGATGCTGAGCTCCATCATTGAGAAGCCCAGAGCTGCCCTGCAATCCCGACCTGTCTTGGCACTGTAAAGCTCATACATGCTACCCAGCACCCAACTGCCCCAGCCAGACAGTAGCTGGGGACAAGTCTGGTTGATCTGGAGCAGAAACTCATGTATAGTATTCTGACTGTGGAACACAATTCCCACTTTATGCAAGTGATGGTCAGTCTCAGTGGCACCCCGGGTAATCCAGGAGGCCTGCCTCAGACGCAGCTTCCCTTTGATGACAAGTGAATATGAAGGTTCATGACAGCGGCCATCCCGGTAATAGAACTGGAGAGCCTTGAATAGTCGGTTAGGGTAGAAGATATAGAAGCGGGTGAGAAACTCTGGTCCAGGACGCACTTCACAGCTGCCAGAATACAAATAAGGAGGGGGGTGCAGGTTAGGCTCAGGGTGGATCTACTGTCCCACAACGCAGCAAGTCAGTCGAGGATCTTACCCTGTGGACACCCAGCTGCCTTCCAGTCGAGGGGGGATAAGAGCTGTGACTTGGGCCCCATCCTGCAGGTGACGCAGTTGAAAGTTACATTGTGACTCCCAGTAAAGCTTCCCAGTGACGTTCAGACTGGAACGAGGTGCTGACGGAACTTCCCATAGCTTACTTCCTGCCAAAGAAATAGACATGCAAAAAGAATGTACAAATTCAGTGTAATTAGAAGAGAAGGAAGAAAGGTGCCCAGCCCAtgcccctgaactggataagtgggtAGAAAGTAAATGTGCCTAGATGGAGCCCTGGGATTTCCTTACTCCGCACTCCCACCATGTTGTATGATAAGTTTCAGCCAGCATCAACCTTGCACATAATTTATGAATTGTGTGCAGAGGGCTTCCTCTGTCAGCTTGGGGTTCCATAAAAAACACCAGCATTACAGTTTCTCTCTGTGTCCTCCAGTCAGCCACTTGTCAGCAGGAAATCAGGCTGCGTGCGCCATGGCTCTGTGGTTTAGAAATGTCACCACATAGGCCCCAGCAGCATGTCAGAAGGGGAAAATTATAACATTAAAGACTCCATATGTTTCAGAGCCAAAGATGTTCAACATTCAAACTGGACACTTTCTCCTCATTTTTCAAAATTCACTTTGGTTAATGGAATGATACGCTATGCCTGGCAAAACATCTGGATGAAATTAAAGGAAAGACGAGTCACTAGCATACTGGAGGCTGGAAGTTCAGGGTCAGGCTTCCTAGATTTATCATGATGAGAGCATGACCAAACCCTGCCTCTCTAACCACAGCGGGCGCTCAAAAGCCAGAAAAGTGTGAGAGCCCCCCAAACCTCATTGTGCATACAGTACATATCGCTCAAACATATCCAAACCTTTAACTCTTCTGACTATGCAGATCTGACAGCCACGTCCAAGTGTCCAGTGCCACGTGTGGTTAACTACCACTGGCACCTCACCTTCTAGGCTGCACTCTCCGTTCATGGAATGGCAACATTTGCCAGGGTGAAAAGTGAAAGGCCTCGACTCAGCTTCAGCAGGACCCTAGACTTTACTAGTAATGAGAAAGCCAGCCATTCAGTTTGTTGGCTAACTGCTGTGATGCTCAAGCCTGATAATAATTGTCTGCTTTCATTTGctctaatgttttaatacgatCAGTGCTGTGAAATTAATCAAGTCAGACATCTCAGGTTTCAATTCAGCCACTGGCTACGTCTCTTGCTGGCACCCACTCGTATAGTCAATGTGAGGTTGCTTCATCAGTCAACTCAGCTGCCAACTCCTTGTCTCACCCTGAACAGGTAGATAACATCATCGTTCAGGGACTGACTCACAGGGTCATCATGAGAAGATATTCTTAGTTACCGGATATTCTGCCGAGTCTCTGGCACCTCTCAGCTCGGCTTTAGGCTCCTAGTGTTGCCCTAAACAGGTCTACTTGACATCCTGGTTTGCCCTTGACTCCTATAGTTGTCCTAAACAGTCTCCTACACTCCCAGTTCACTTTCTAACTCCCAGTGTTGCCCCGTACACGTCTACCCATTTCCTAGGTCAGCCATTTATTGCCAGTTTTAACCTAAGCAGGTCTACTTGATTCCCAGTTTACTTGTAGTGCTATCTTAAGCTTGTCTAGTTGACGCCCAGGTGGCTCCCATTGAAACCCCAAGCAGGTCTACCCAGTTTCCAGGTCAAAGGTGGACTCCCAGTGTTAGCCAAAGCAAATCTATTCACAGTTATAGCCATTCACTGCCAGTATTAACCAAAGCAGGTCTGCTTGATTCCCATTTCACTTGCAGTGCTATCATGAGAATATCTAGTTGACACCCACATCCACAGGATGACTCTCGTGGTTAACCCAAGCAGGTCTAGTTGATTCCCAGGTCCACAGCACACTCCCAGTATTGGCTAAAGCAGGTCTGTTCCACTCCACGTCTAGTCTCTGACTCCCAGTGTTATCTCAAGCAGTTCTCAAGCAGCCCGCCATTAACTCACTGTGTTATCTCAGCTTGACATCTAGTTTCACCATTACTTTGACTTATTGGATTACACTAAGGAGTAATTATTACACTCCCAATAATAGCCATGGTTACTGAGCAGGTTCGCTCAATTCCCAATTCAGCCTTGCATTGCCAGTGCTACTCTAAACAGGTTTTCTTGACACCCAGTGTGGCCAGAGAGTGAATTCTGAGATCCAGTGTTACCTAACCAAGACTGCTGGACTCCCATGTCCTCCACTGACTTCTTGTGTCAGCCTAAGGGGGTTGGGAGGGCAGGTCTGCTTGACCATTTGTTTGGGCGCTGCTTCGCACAGTTATTTAGCCAAATATGTGTCACCCTAAGCCTGTCGCCTCATCTCCTTGTTGAGGTTCTGGGTTTTAGCGTAACCTTGAGCAGATCTACTAGATCTGTTGTTGACTTCCAGTGTGATGTCAAGCAGGTTTACCCAACTCCTACTACGGCCACTGACATGTCTCCTCGACTCCCAGCTCCACCAAAGACTCACAGAGTTTTCCTAAGTTGTTCTATTCACCTAATCAATTCAACCCCTCATTTATGTGTTACCCTAAAGACGTGTGCTGGACttccatttctgtttctgttacCTTACGTGTGTCTGTTTGACTCTGAGGTCTGCCACTGACTCCTGGTGTTACCCTAAGCAAGTCTAGTCAATTACTAGTTTGGATGCTAGGTAGCCAAGTCGGCATGACTCTCGGGTCCACCCCTGACTCCTTGCGTCACCCCATTCAGGTCCTAGTTGAAGCAATGGGTTTCAGTGTAACTTGAGAAGGTCTACTAGATCTATTGCTGACTTCCAGTGTTTCTTCAAGCAGGATTATTCAACTCTTAGTTCTGCCTCAAGCATGTTTACTTGACTCCCAGATCCACCACCAATTCCTAATGTTTTCCTAACTAGTTCTGTTCAACTTCCATTTTTAATGCTGATTCTCTGTTACCTTAAACAAGTGTACCAAACTTGTGGTTCTGCCACCGAGTCCATGTTACCCTCAAGCTTGTCTACTTGAGGTCCACCACCAACTCCCAGTGTTTTCTTAAGTAGTTCTATTCAACTTCTATTTTACAGGCTGATTGATTCTCTGTTACCCCAATTAGGTGTACTGAACTCTCTTTTCTGTTGCTGACTCCCAGTGTCATCCTGGGCATGCCTACTTGACTCTGAGGTCCACTACCAGCTTCTGGCATTTTCCAAAGTAATTCTATACaacgggtactccggtttcctcccacaggttaggtacattggcgattctaaattgtctctagtgtgtgtgtgtgtgtgtgtgtgtcctgtggtgggctggcaaactgcccggggtttgtttcctgccttgtgccctgtgttggctgggattgggtccagcagacccccatgaccctgtcgttaggatatagtgggttggataatggatagatggatgaattctATACAACTTCCAAATTACAGGCTGATTCTCTGTTACTCTAAGCCGGTGCATTGGACTCCAAGTTCTGTTGCTAACAAATAGTTTTAACCCAAGCACGTCTAGTGGAGTTCAAGGTCTGCCACTAACTCCCATCGTTACCCAAATTAAGTCGACACAACCTGTAGGTCTATTGCTGACTCCTGGTGTTACTCTGAGCAGCTGTACATGACTCCCCGGTTGGTCAACAACTCCCATTGTTATCCTAGGTGTGTTCAGTCAGTTCCAGCTTGGCCACTAACCCTCTGTAATACACTAATGTGGTGTACTGGACTCTCATTTCGCACAGTAGCTTGAAATGCCATTAACCAAGGTAGATAAGGAGAAGTTCACATAGAGACCAGGTATCAGCCACAGCAGAAGATATTTCTAATGATGATACAGCGTCTTTCACCTGGGTGTGTACTCATGGTGATCAAAAGAGAACCCCTGAGAATGGGAAGATGAAACACATAGGCTATCCCCAAAGACTGATGGTTTTTGTCTTGGCTCTCCAAAGCCCTCACCAGGTGTCCTGCTGCTGCACTGCAGCCTCTTGCCCCTCTTACACTTGGCTGACTTGCTTCTTCCTCACCATATGGAAGTGCACTAGAAGGCAACTTGAAGCCAGATGACAGTCAAAAACCCGAGGCGCCTTTAGTGATGCAGAGTAAAGTGTCGACTAAGGAGATTTAAAACAAATGATTTCATAAAGGCAGGACGGCGCTGCCTGAAAAACCACCTCTGACAAGTAAATGGAACAAGATGGGAACCCGGGAGTACTACGCTCAAAGCAGCCTTCCTGTGGTTTCATTAACAATCCAGCATGAGGAATAGGGGCCTCTTGTTTGGGAAGTCGGCAAGAAGCAGCCATGGATTTGCAGGGAGCTCTGCTGCCGACCCCGGGCGTGCTTGCCTCGCCCCTGTGCCAGGTTGTCACCTGTCTCGGCTACACCCTCCGAAGGATGAGGCGCTCCGACTCCCTGGCTGTCTCTTGTAGCCAGCGAGAGTCGAGTGGCCGATCTGAGCTTGCATGCCACTGTCTCCTGCGTATTGCTGTCTACCTGAGAGACCTGCTGGATCGTCCGAATCTTCCGTCGGATCTGACTGTTCAGTCGCGTCTTTTCCGTACCCAGCGACATATGGGACATGTTCTAACTTTCCGCAAAATGCAATAGAAGACTCGGAGTTCTGGTGCTACTTTAACGATCGCTGCGGCGAATGTCAAGACCACTCACCTTCCAGGGTCGATAGCGCGCCCCAGATCAGGAGCAGGTGTGCTTTAAGAGCCATCGCAAAGCACGCGGTCCGGGCAAAGTGGACGAGATAGCTGGCGAGCTGCGGCGGCGGCGGCTGCGGTCTCTAGTCCTGCCTGTCGGATGATCTGCCTCTCAGCTCTGCCTGCAGCGACTGAGGGGCGAGGAGGCGAACAGGGGGTGGAGACTCGCCCCCCTCAGACAGCGCTCGGAGAGCAGCTTCTGGAAgggcaacaacaacaaacaaaggGCCCCCGACTTTTAGATCGTTTGCTGACCAGAGGGCGCCTGTCGGCCACGGGTCATCAATCGAGTCCTAGGAGTGTCTATCATCGTCTCCCTGAAGCTCTGGAGGAGGGTATAGGGTACCTCGGTTCATTCATTCAGGATGGAAACAGGGGCTACACTGTACTACAGTATACTGAGGAGCTCGTCCGTGGCCGCGAGCTCCTCTTCAGTCTGTGTGTACGTGGGTGCGGCAATTGGACACTGCGCGTGGAATTCCCATCGTGGAGGGGGTCCTCTAAAATCCCCATGTGCTTTGTGGATGGTGGCACTCTGTGACACGGAGAACATTCTTGTAATTCCGTTCAAGGCTAATGGTGCTTTGATTCAGTCCAGAGACCACAAGTGTGTACGTGTTTGTTTGGGGACTGTGTGGGGAATTTGGGGGGTGGGGAGGGGTACAATTATTTTTGGTAGATCATGTGACCGAAAGCGCAAAGTGTGTTGTGTTTCAGTGAATGGCGGTTACGGTTCGTGTAATTCGATCAATTAAGGATATCCGTGACATTCTGGGGCGTCCCAGGAAAAATCTCTTGCTGTTTTATAGTTGACAGCCTCTTGAATCGGAACGTCTGCGTCCCGCGGTTTGGTTCGTTAAATTGGCACTTCTCAAATTAAATTCATAAAGTTTTAATTCTCCGTGAGGTGAGGCTAACGTTTTTAATGGATGCTTGGGTTTAGTGCTCGagcaagtataataataataataattaataatatattgtatttatatagcgcctttcccatgctcatggtTAAACAGCAggatatatgtaacattggatacaaatagtttctgcatagaaaactaaacaaataaatacagaatatacaaaagcattaaatagaataaagaaaaagtaaataatcCTGGGTAAGATACTAAGCTCAAtaactatacatacaataaaagaaaatgaaagaagtgcAAAAAGTTCAGAGTTAATGCGAATTTTACCGAAAAGCGTTGTTCACACGTGTCCAAAGGAGTTCTagtcttttaaaaagaaaacgcGGTGTTTCTAAATCCCAAATGACAGGAACCCTCTAATGGACTTACAGTATAAGCCCCTTCCACTGTTTGAGACGGTACTTTTGGGTTACAGTCAGCTCCCGCCACCTCCTACATGTCAGATGTCCCTGTCACATCACACGATAGATAGCGCAGGTACCCGGAAACACCGTGACTGCGCCGATTCGGGGTGCGTAAAAATGTCTGCCGCCTTTTCCCGAGAGCTCTGTCTGATTGCTTGGCCGCCATCCTCTTCCCTATACGTACGGGAATCTTCAAATGTGAGAGCAACAGCCACGGACCGCCAGAGTCAACGTTGGGACAAATCCACTCGCTTCCTCACCGAGAGATGATGAGCGCCAAGAGCCACCGCGGGCAAAGAGGGCGAGCGTCGCCCATCCCGAGTCCTGCCAGTCAGACCATCTGCGCGTCAGCCATACCCGGGCTGCTTTTTGGATTATGTAGTCAATTTCAAACTCAaccctacggaagcgtattactgtcacgacataataaaaaaaatatgctcactatcacgttataacgtgaaaatattacattataccgtgaaaacatcacgttaaaacgagaaatcgtatcatgtgataacgtgaaaatataagattataacgtgaaaacatcacgttaaaacgacaaATAGTATCACGTTAAAACGTGATACTATTTCACGTAATTACGTGATAAAGTTTCATGTTATAACGTGAAACTTTTTTGGTTATCCAGTGAGGAGTGCACGTCTGCAAATGAAACGGCTCATTTACACGACTTGATCAAATTctactttatgcttggggtcggACATGGAGAGATTCTGCTCCTGCTGACTAAGGTGGATGGTTTTGTAATAAGTATGCGTACactgagaagaattttaaaagacatgGGGCTTTACAGAAGAAAGAATCAGTCCGACATTTTGGAGGTAGCATCATTTCTCATTGACCAGCTGGAAGGGCACGGAAGGCTCCATGGATACAAGCTACACCATCTCAGCTGCATTCAAGCTGGGCATGTTGTGACCCAAACCACGGTGAGGCATTTAATAAAATTTCTAGACCCCCGTGGTGTTGAGCAAAGACGGAGGAATCGACTGATGCGACGCGTGTACATTAATCCTGGACCtaattttatgtggcatgttgactcttatgacaaactaaagccgtttggaatatgtataaatggagcgattgatggtttttcaaggctcatgataTGGCTTCATGCTTATTCAACAAACAGCGATTTTACGTTTTAACGTGATACTATttgtcgttttaacgtgatgttttcacgttataatcttatattttcacgttatcacatgatacgatttctcgttttaacgtgatgttttcacgttataatgtaatattttcacgttttaacgtgatagtgagcatattttttttattatgtcgtggcagtaatacgcttccgtacaacCCTGTCCGAAATAAACTTAAACGACGCATTCACACGTTTACTGATCCTGCTAGGCTATGTATCCCGGCAGACTTAGGAAGATGAGCACAACACAGTGGGCAGCGGCCCACCATAGAGCCCACTCAGGCACACATCAGACCCGCTCATCTTGGTGCAGTTTGCAGTCAGTGTCGGATTTAAGTCCAATTGATGCCCTAAGCACAGCCCAATGGTGTCCCCTCTTAGAGCTTCCATTGCTTAAATGGCAAGTCATTAAGACTTAATAAGCGCGGAAAGTGAAATTAAACATTCCTTGCCTATGTGACAAATCAGTAaaagaaatagtaaaataaaGAGCTTAAAGGTGACGAGTGTGTTACGCATATCTGCTGGTGATTTAAATGTTTACCTGAATAAGACAACTGTCTTTACActagcaggggtgggcaatgtccgTCCTGTGGGGCCACCgtggcggcaggttttcattccaacccactTGCTtaattaatgtcaatgtcaaatttatttatatagcacatttaaaacaacataggagtgctgtggccaaagtgctttacaataacagaataaaagaaaaaaaaaaaacattcaattaaacatgcataaaataaatagaaagaaaataaacgcacataaataaaataaataataaatagaagtaatgttacataatcacaatgaggaaaccatcggtattactgaaggtcaccaaatgcaagtgaatagaaatgagtctttaatctcgttttgaacagttcaagtgtagatgtgatgaggtaaagagttctaCAGGCGAGGAGCAGCGGCTGTAAAAGTCCTGTCTGTCGcctttagttttacacttggcatgagggacaacaagagacaactgaccagaagatctaagcactctggacggctggtgtaaaacacacagttcagataaataggcatgtaaggatttaaaaactagcaacaagattttaaaatcaatttgaaaactgacaggcagccagtgtaaagaagttaatattggagaaaccaattcttgccaatcgcagaccttatttaatttcatggcttgttagtctgcaacgTAAAGTTCTTATATCGTAG comes from Polypterus senegalus isolate Bchr_013 chromosome 14, ASM1683550v1, whole genome shotgun sequence and encodes:
- the apcdd1l gene encoding protein APCDD1-like; the encoded protein is MALKAHLLLIWGALSTLEGSKLWEVPSAPRSSLNVTGKLYWESQCNFQLRHLQDGAQVTALIPPRLEGSWVSTGCEVRPGPEFLTRFYIFYPNRLFKALQFYYRDGRCHEPSYSLVIKGKLRLRQASWITRGATETDHHLHKVGIVFHSQNTIHEFLLQINQTCPQLLSGWGSWVLGSMYELYSAKTGRDCRAALGFSMMELSILRVEKHHHPQGKLVEELLLGDVHTDWSQRTMYRPTGYQRPLQSAVNHVHPCPICGIIFRSSEHHPPILPLHPQIPVSLHGKWVSWECEVRPAVLFLTRYFIFHEHNSSWEGFYYHYSDPACRQPTFIVHAAGHYISDGHSTFCDGGTKFTFKVTQARVTPVDKASVQLLNSSKEGTCGDSGQWTIGVEQDITGTKGCTVLGIKLPHKEYELFKMQLDHKGRLLLFTGERPTDGSSPDRPQKRPTSYQAPLVQCTASAEQVDRHDQLLLASRSEKSILGLAAWTPTLVLGSCLIAAF